The nucleotide sequence TTTTGGGCCGGTTAAATTTGGGATGAGGGTGTAGTACGACCAAGACCAATTCAGCGTTGGATCTAACCCCGGCCTCGCCCACCCGACAGAATTAAGCAAGCCCGAAGCCCCGAACCCCTGATGGCATTTTCTGTCCCCGTCCCTGaataagagttttttttttaggGTGTCCCTGTCTCCCTGAATAAGAGTTGACATGATCAAGCGAGAGAGAAAAATATTTCTATGTCGTTAAAAAATATACCGTCCCTTTTTTTTACATCGAAAAATACAGGCTCACTTTATTACCAGTGGTTTTAGTTTTCCTTCCTTTACATGCCGCTGCGTTCATTTTCCAGTTGGAATCTTTATCGCCGTTATTAGATGCCAACAATTTTGTAACATACGCGACAGTTTTAGCCCTGGTAGCCGTCGTCTACGCGTGAACTCGTGCTAATTGCAATGTGCAGTAGCAGTTTAGCACCAGCACCTGCACCCATGGGCCGCCGGCATACTCGCACGGCTAGCGCGCGCAACCTGCACACCCATCCGGCATCCGATCATCTGGTGGTGCCGAGCGCACAGCCAAGAAGTGGCGGCCTAAATAATAATTCTAAATAAATTCCAAATATCCACTCATATATGCATGGTATAGGAGGAGGGGGGCTCTAGTCCCTGCTAATAAGGCCAACTTAAATAATTGAGTTATTTCTAACCAGTTAAAGCTATTGGCGAGTGAAAAAGGAAGAAAAATGGCTTCCTTTTGCCACTCTATTTTTACATGCGCGGAGAAATTTGCAATGGCATATTTTGGTAAGCAATTATTCTCGTATTAATGGTGATTGCTCTAATTGCTCTAGTCAACTAACACAGGTCAATCACCTTAATGCAGTGATTACGCGGCTAATAACTTACCATAGCTGCGACGCGGGTATATATTGGGACGAGACGTGGTCCTCAGTACAGACAATTCATCTCCTCTTTCGTGCCATTGTGGTGCGCTGCGCCGTCTTCCCCGTCCCGTCGCCGACATGTCATCGGTCTCCGAAGCCTGCGTCCCCTCGTGTCCCTGCACGGGGTAGGGGCCGTATCATGTTTTTGGGAAGCGTCGTCGCGACTACTCGCTGAACGTCTTCCTCTCTATGCTAGTGATCACAGTCTCCATCGACAGTCTGCTTCGTCTACTTTTGCGCTACTTGTAGTGCCGACAACCCCACGGTAAGAATGTCTTTACTTTCTCCGTCGTTCGTTTTCACGTTCTTTATGTTACTAGCACTGGAGAGTTTGAGTTTGCCTCGGATCGTAGTGCTAATGTTAAATTATACATCTATGATTTATGATGTTGTTCTTTTTCTCAATATCAGATTCAATTTATGCGTCACTCAATTGTATTATTTTTAACAGAAGCTGAAAGGATTTTGCTTCGTTTTGGATCCTTAGATTCACTTTGAGGAGAATGCACCTCCGTGCTCTCTTTTCTAGCAGAGGGCAACACGAGGGGGAGAGATCATGTGCAGCCCAGCAGTACAGTTTGTTTGAGGGTGCTTGTTACTTGTTAGGCAATCTTCAACACGCCACTGTTAGCTAAGACATCTAAGAGTAacagagtatatatatataggatgTGTTTGGTTTTCTAGTGTAGGCCCTAGCCAAGCTTATGTAATACAACTTGGGTTTTGCTTAGTTCTCTGTTCGATCTGGTAGCCCGGCTTCCACGAGCCCATTCTGTACGATTTGGGTGGCTCGCTGGAAACGACGTCGTTCTCGCGGAGCCTGGCTTGGCCAACTCCCGTAGCGAAGACGTATAGTATATGATCTTACGTGACGCAGCAACATCGGCTCCACCAGCTAACTAGTGCTCCGAGGCCAGCAAGTGCGAGCCAACCGGACATGCCGGAGAAAACCCACTCCAAAAGTCCACATCTGATCGGCCACGGCGCAACTAAACCAAACCCACCTGCTTGAAAAGCATTGCGCGCCATTTCCTCGTCCCGGCCCTCTCGAACTCCCACGACgcgctcgccatggccggcgcCCGGGCCTCCTCGCGTCGTCGTGCGGTGCTCGCGGCCGTCATCACCCTGATCCTCCTCGCCTCCGTCTCTTTCCTCCTGTCCGCCACCGCCACCAGCTCTGCTTCTGCCGCCGCGAACTCCCCGGCCTCGCGCCTGGCCATCGTCCAACGCCACGCCGAGGACCACGCGGCCGTCCTGGCAGCCTACACGGCGCACGCGCGCCACCTCAGCGCGGCGTCGGCCTCCCAGACGGACGCCTTCCTCTCCATCTCCTCGCGCCTCTCCGCGCTCGCCTCCCGCCTCTCGCTCTCCACCGTGGGGGCCCTGGAGAAGGAGATCAAGGCCCAGGTGAAGCGCGCGCGCTCCCTCGCCGGCGGCGCCAAGGAGGCGTTCGACACGCAGTCCAAGATCCAGAAGCTCTCCGACACCGTCTTCGCCGTGGGGCAGCAGCTCCTCCGCGCGCGCCGCGCGGGCGTGCTCAACTCCCGCATCGCCGCGTGGTCCACGCCCAAGTCGCTCCACTGCCTCGCCATGCGCCTCCTCGAGGCCCGCCTCGCCAACGCCTCCGCGGTCCCCGACGAGCCCCCCGTCCCGCCGCCGCAGCTCGCCGACCCGTCGCTCTACCACTACGCCATCTTCTCCGACAACGTGCTCGCCGTCTCCGTCGTGGTGGCCTCCGCGGCGCGCGTGGCCGCCGAGCCCTCGCGCCACGTCTTCCACGTGGTCACAGCGCCCATGTACCTCCCGGCCTTCCGCGTCTGGTTcgcgcgccgcccgccgccgctcgGCGCGCACGTGCAGCTCCTGTCCGTCTCCGACTTCCCGTTCCTGAACGCGTCCTACTCGCCGGTCCTCAGGCAGATCGAGGACGGGAACAGGGACGTGACGCTGCTGGACTACCTCCGGTTCTACCTCCCGGAGATGTTCCCGGCGCTGCGGAGGGTGGTGCTCCTGGAGGACGACGTGGTGGTGCAGAGGGACCTGGCGGGGCTGTGGCGCATCGACATGGGCGCCAACGTGAACGCCGCGCTGCACACCTGCTTCGGAGGCTTCCGGAGGTACGGCAAGTACCTCAACTTCTCGGAACCCGTCGTGCAGGAGAGCTTCAGCCACCATGCCTGCGCCTGGTCCTACGGCGTCAACGTGTTCGACCTCCAGGCGTGGCGCCGGGGGCAATGCACCGAGCAGTTCCACCGATTCATGGAAATGGTAAGCTGCCTGTTGCCTCTACCATTGCAGTGTTCTGAACGGGATTCTAACGTGTTCAAGTTACGTATACGTTGTCTTCGTGGCAGAACGAGAACGGCACGCTCTGGGATCCGACGTCCGTGcttccagtcgggctcatgacaTTCTACGGCAAAACGAAGCCGCTGGACAAGTCATGGCACGTGATGGGGCTCGGCTACAACCCACACATCAGACCCGAGGACATCGGTGGAGCTGCGGTGATACACTTCAACGGGAACATGAAGCCATGGCTGGACGTCGCCTTCAACCAGTACAAGCATCTCTGGACCAAGTATGTCGACACTGAGATGGAATTTCTAACGCTCTGCAACTTTGGCCTCTGAAAGACTGACGAGAGAGACCACTTCAAACATACATACTACGAGTAGCTCTGTGTCTGAACATCTTCAGCGCTCATGTGACCTGCTTGATGCTTCATGTTGGTTTTGCCTGCTGAGCCGAGCATGCGGTCAGCACGAGTATGCTCTGATTTGCTGTAGCTTACCGGTTCTCTGCTGCAACTTAGTATAGTGTTTAGTGCAGAGTTGCAGCTTGCTGCTAGGCAGCGTTTTGCCTGTGGATGTCCTTAGGCTGCTTCTTTATGTTTACTAGCCACTGTTGTCCgtgcttcgctgcgggtgatgtgcttggtatagaaaaaatcttgaaaaatataactcatatgtctaatatgttttctcatcgctCTACTACGAAAAGTTGGTCTCTTTGGTACATTAAATGAAAAAATATGGGAAGGAAAGGTAACATAGTTTTTTTATTACAAtgttgtaaacgaacatagaggttggttgtcattacatggtgtcTATTCTAgaccagcaaatcaatgacatgttagtgaaaagaagtatttgatggagttgggctaaagcaactaacacacttagattcaaagcacaacattggctaagattacattataggtggaaagagcaaaaactacaacacaagtacgtctcctaacgcgagggtttacaaaagagtgaattagAATCCACTTCCCTTAGGTGAAACTACAACACATTTCGTAAATCtggaattacacgaaagattacgtacaaccaaggcttactctagaagtcgggatagacgagggcaatggagaaacaataagataatgattatccaaaacatggtgtatgaccaacagatctagaaatagaagactgagaagtcaaacatcgtgaaccctaagaccaaactaaccaagggtAGACTAACTTCTTTaaaaaccagatcccttcttctcagattacaccatcacctctgtTAGACGAATCTAGTTCCACAATGACAactagatctcgtagctctgcttcggattcgagagtgatggggatgaagaagaagagcaaggaccaagggtatcttatagtggcgaacggagatGGGGCGCAGCGCACCGGAAGTGGAGACGGCGTAGATGGGATACACTGTCGGTTCACGCTGTGGGGATAAAGTCGGCCATGGCGCGCTCCCTGCGCAAGCGagcggagggggaaataaaggagaggagataggGTTTGCTCGACAAGGGAGGCGTACGGGCAgctgtgtccccaaaagaagaaagaagggagggggtccggtacggggacgaggacgaggatcaAGAGCGGACCAGAGGCCAGGAAAAGGAGAAGCGCACAGTGCACGAGGACGGTGAGTGCGGCATGATGTCGCGGAATGCGAGAacagggtgctaatgggcccgacacCGACGGCGTCCGCGAGCACGCGGTGACAGCGACCCGGCGTGCGTAGCGTGGTCGAGCTGGACAcagtgcttgggacttgacatccactcaggcttttctaagcactccatactacccaaggctaacttttcctaggtgtccttctttccttcccttccttgtccacaatatgtgTCAACCTTTATATGAAgtgagatcgcaacatacatgattcctccgaaaccacctcctcttgtttactttgagagaacactatttcatcaactcgttgtggatttcccgttcaaacacccgaatatttgtatcaaaagtggtatgacggtgtaacttggtaaaggtacttggtcaacaacctcgataccagcacgtgcccagcaacgtcaccatgtggcagctgttccacaggggccctcaGTTTTGTCGTGGCactataagctattaaccaggcaactactaccaacttaaaCGCAATGAAGACGGTGGAGGACcacagaatcagaggagtattgcaagggaagattcaaacaacaagggttcctttcgcaataagggacaaggacttcaaatccaacaacggattTGATTTCAAGAgcttcaagtgttctgctgggacatccacaattagtcgatacagtgtcctatgttatccaatcacggctggtctGCTCGCATCCGAATGGtaatttctcttgtaacccacttaacatcgccctcgaaaaccctaagcacgtctaacgagacttaaggtagatggacgcaataacatgacgaaataaataaaatgcatattctgaacgtccttatgctggtacaacatacaggcactTACTCTCTCATTCTCGACACATCGTTCACCTTTTCTACGATCAGACtacctcaacaactatggacgaaatacaacggaaagattacaataccggtggacagcgacgaaagacactactaactacgggtacatcatcccaaggcaactaatctactttggaccACACATCTTCATCCCCGGGCTCaacggattcttctaccgccctggctatggatctttctcctctcttggcaatggctgagtgagaggaatcaagggttctacttctaacacttccgagggtggaggtgcttgcggtactgcaacaccggttctccttctttctgacgggtggatagggatcccctccacgatcaagggatcctaccgttcagcagccagcgtcctccgcttggccccagtgacaaggtaggcctctcccaactgatgggcatgtcgatcttcagcctccATCAGAGCtttcgacatggcagtctcccgactCTTAGCGGCTGCCGCACTGTCATGCGCTTCGGCAAGCTACACttggagcatcctggagaagatctcggcttcctcagctcgccgaaggcacttccttagctctgaggcttgccggtcatactgctcatccagagcaagcatgtACATGGTCTAGTGCACcgtggtaggactatcttcttgcgcatcctgcccttgcaaagcctccatgcgagtcctccatgcccatcgattcttttccaaaggtgaaaagaacctcatgggggtacgggcaatggcctcttcatagatctagcaaaggtaccgcaaggctttgcgggccacaacctggtaggtgtcgatgaagagAAACCCGGTTGCGAtcacattctaggctttagtgatgtcgaggaactcttcactcttcccaatgtagacgataacttcacaccgctcagtgccatgcttttcatactcacggccctcatgcttgggatgatctttgactccgagcttttgcagggtggcatacaggatgttgggaaaaccctcagtgtttaggcagtaactactaacccaggctcctaccatcaCTGGCGGTGATTGcaaggaaggactgagcaaaaagctggctcaaaaggaaaagctaggtgagctaaagtgcaccgggTGGTGGTACCAACAGCTAAGCCAgaccctgcttataaaggcagagcggtcAGTGTTCCTGACGCGGTCCACCAAGGTTCCAGCGCGAGATAACTATAAATAAATCGACCGAATTTTTCGTGTGTTAGAGGCGAGCAATGTCGGAGAccattaatgactaatacggCTGCAAGACAAGGTTCTAAGAAGAGCCCAAAAAgagtatggggagacgtgggtcacggcaGGCGTCAACCGCAAGTGACGCGAAGCACAAAGCAACAGTTTAGCATTAACTCCAGAACAAGAACGAGTCAGGCGTGCACCATACGACAtgcatgacacctatggatggcatatctacaagcaatacaggcactacaatgcacaaacagggtatgcatgaatgcacatcctatacaTCATTCtcctattgccaacatatagggcaaccgttcttagatttttggcacatcgatctctccctgtagctagtcgatactatcggacaaTGCTTgaggtcagtgtacctacagagaacttgattaagcctacctaagtcagcagagtgccatctatcatgGATACATAactatagtaatagggctacttatataacttcgcatgcaaTGTCctaactttttttaaaaaaattgttgtcaagttttagtttagaaatgggtttcgaagctttatttcctcatttatgccgaTGGTGCGGCTGGCAGTGTAGGGCACACGAGCGGTGCAAGGAAGGCAACAGATCTTTGATCGTAGTCCGTAGTGATCGCCCTGATGTTTGCCATGGTGAGGTGGACATGGAGGTGCTAAGGATGATGGAACGCTGCACGGCTGGGAAGTTGAACCTGCACTGGCTAGGGAGCCAT is from Miscanthus floridulus cultivar M001 chromosome 7, ASM1932011v1, whole genome shotgun sequence and encodes:
- the LOC136464493 gene encoding probable galacturonosyltransferase 9 isoform X2 — encoded protein: MAGARASSRRRAVLAAVITLILLASVSFLLSATATSSASAAANSPASRLAIVQRHAEDHAAVLAAYTAHARHLSAASASQTDAFLSISSRLSALASRLSLSTVGALEKEIKAQVKRARSLAGGAKEAFDTQSKIQKLSDTVFAVGQQLLRARRAGVLNSRIAAWSTPKSLHCLAMRLLEARLANASAVPDEPPVPPPQLADPSLYHYAIFSDNVLAVSVVVASAARVAAEPSRHVFHVVTAPMQIEDGNRDVTLLDYLRFYLPEMFPALRRVVLLEDDVVVQRDLAGLWRIDMGANVNAALHTCFGGFRRYGKYLNFSEPVVQESFSHHACAWSYGVNVFDLQAWRRGQCTEQFHRFMEMNENGTLWDPTSVLPVGLMTFYGKTKPLDKSWHVMGLGYNPHIRPEDIGGAAVIHFNGNMKPWLDVAFNQYKHLWTKYVDTEMEFLTLCNFGL
- the LOC136464493 gene encoding probable galacturonosyltransferase 9 isoform X1 — translated: MAGARASSRRRAVLAAVITLILLASVSFLLSATATSSASAAANSPASRLAIVQRHAEDHAAVLAAYTAHARHLSAASASQTDAFLSISSRLSALASRLSLSTVGALEKEIKAQVKRARSLAGGAKEAFDTQSKIQKLSDTVFAVGQQLLRARRAGVLNSRIAAWSTPKSLHCLAMRLLEARLANASAVPDEPPVPPPQLADPSLYHYAIFSDNVLAVSVVVASAARVAAEPSRHVFHVVTAPMYLPAFRVWFARRPPPLGAHVQLLSVSDFPFLNASYSPVLRQIEDGNRDVTLLDYLRFYLPEMFPALRRVVLLEDDVVVQRDLAGLWRIDMGANVNAALHTCFGGFRRYGKYLNFSEPVVQESFSHHACAWSYGVNVFDLQAWRRGQCTEQFHRFMEMNENGTLWDPTSVLPVGLMTFYGKTKPLDKSWHVMGLGYNPHIRPEDIGGAAVIHFNGNMKPWLDVAFNQYKHLWTKYVDTEMEFLTLCNFGL